The Kryptolebias marmoratus isolate JLee-2015 linkage group LG9, ASM164957v2, whole genome shotgun sequence nucleotide sequence NNNNNNNNNNNNNNNNNNNNNNNNNNNNNNNNNNNNNNNNNNNNNNNNNNNNNNNNNNNNNNNNNNNNNNNNNNNNNNNNNNNNNNNNNNNNNNNNNNNNNNNNNNNNNNNNNNNNNNNNNNNNNNNNNNNNNNNNNNNNNNNNNNNNNNNNNNNNNNNNNNNNNNNNNNNNNNNNNNNNNNNNNNNNNNNNNNNNNNNNNNNNNNNNNNNNNNNNNNNNNNNNNNNNNNNNNNNNNNNNNNNNNNNNNNNNNNNNNNNNNNNNNNNNNNNNNNNNNNNNNNNNNNNNNNNNNNNNNNNNNNNNNNNNNNNNNNNNNNNNNNNNNNNNNNNNNNNNNNNNNNNNNNNNNNNNNNNNNNNNNNNNNNNNNNNNNNNNNNNNNNNNNNNNNNNNNNNNNNNNNNNNNNNNNNNNNNNNNNNNNNNNNNNNNNNNNNNNNNNNNNNNNNNNNNNNNNNNNNNNNNNNNNNNNNNNNNNNNNNNNNNNNNNNNNNNNNNNNNNNNNNNNNNNNNNNNNNNNNNNNNNNNNNNNNNNNNNNNNNNNNNNNNNNNNNNNNNNNNNNNNNNNNNNNNNNNNNNNNNNNNNNNNNNNNNNNNNNNNNNNNNNNNNNNNNNNNNNNNNNNNNNNNNNNNNNNNNNNNNNNNNNNNNNNNNNNNNNNNNNNNNNNNNNNNNNNNNNNNNNNNNNNNNNNNNNNNNNNNNNNNNNNNNNNNNNNNNNNNNNNNNNNNNNNNNNNNNNNNNNNNNNNNNNNNNNNNNNNNNNNNNNNNNNNNNNNNNNNNNNNNNNNNNNNNNNNNNNNNNNNNNNNNNNNNNNNNNNNNNNNNNNNNNNNNNNNNNNNNNNNNNNNNNNNNNNNNNNNNNNNNNNNNNNNNNNNNNNNNNNNNNNNNNNNNNNNNNNNNNNNNNNNNNNNNNNNNNNNNNNNNNNNNNNNNNNNNNNNNNNNNNNNNNNNNNNNNNNNNNNNNNNNNNNNNNNNNNNNNNNNNNNNNNNNNNNNNNNNNNNNNNNNNNNNNNNNNNNNNNNNNNNNNNNNNNNNNNNNNNNNNNNNNNNNNNNNNNNNNNNNNNNNNNNNNNNNNNNNNNNNNNNNNNNNNNNNNNNNNNNNNNNNNNNNNNNNNNNNNNNNNNNNNNNNNNNNNNNNNNNNNNNNNNNNNNNNNNNNNNNNNNNNNNNNNNNNNNNNNNNNNNNNNNNNNNNNNNNNNNNNNNNNNNNNNNNNNNNNNNNNNNNNNNNNNNNNNNNNNNNNNNNNNNNNNNNNNNNNNNNNNNNNNNNNNNNNNNNNNNNNNNNNNNNNNNNNNNNNNNNNNNNNNNNNNNNNNNNNNNNNNNNNNNNNNNNNNNNNNNNNNNNNNNNNNNNNNNNNNNNNNNNNNNNNNNNNNNNNNNNNNNNNNNNNNNNNNNNNNNNNNNNNNNNNNNNNNNNNNNNNNNNNNNNNNNNNNNNNNNNNNNNNNNNNNNNNNNNNNNNNNNNNNNNNNNNNNNNNNNNNNNNNNNNNNNNNNNtctcctctcacatacatacattctcctctcacatgcatacattctcctctcacatacatacattctcctctcacatacatacattctcctctcacatacatacattCTCCCCTCACATGCATATATTCTCCTCTTACATGCGtacattctcctctcacatGCATATATTCTCCTCTTACGCGCAtacattctcctctcacatGCACATATTCTTCTCTTGCGCCCAtacattctcctctcacatgcatacattctcctctcacatGCATACATTCTTCTCTCAGATACATATATACAGcattttcaattaaataatCGATGCATTGCGTGACACAGGAAGTTCTtactcaaacaggaagtaactcTTAAATCAGGAAATGCATTAATAATTATTCCATGGTATATTTCAacagaatatttatttgcatGACTCCATAATGAAACTATTCAAATTGATCCTGTTTtatcatctgttgtttttctataaTTTGGGAGTGAAGAGCATTGAAAATGACATTAGAATGTTTTTCAGAAGTATACTGGGATGTTTGGAACAAATGCAACAAGATTCTGCAGGTTCCTTTGTTCATGAGAGGCTCCAAAGAGAACTTCGTgatcatgtaaatattttatctggATTTCTGTCACAATCAAGAATCATCCTGGATTCAAGGAACAGAGAAGTAGCCAATACACTACAGTCTTTGCATGCAAGTCTGCAGATTGTGCTGGCAGCAACTGAATCAAATCAAAGGAGTAGATCTGAAAACAGAGAAGTCTTTTTGCCCCCAAGAGTCATGACAGGACACCAAGGCCGGCCTCCTTACAACATTTCAGAGGAGCAAATATCTCATTTACTATCTCTTGGAATGAACTggcaaaatattgcaatatgCTTAGGGGTAAGCAGTCGAACCCTCTATAGGCACAGAGATCGGCTTGGAATTCAACCACTGGCTTATACAGCAATCTCTGATGTCCAACTTAATAGATTTGTTGCAGAAATTCTTCAATCAACCACCAACGCAGGTGAAACGTATGTACATGGGAGCTTAAGGTCACGTGGATTACGCATTCAAAGATGGCGTGTTAGACAAAGTCTGCTAGAAATTGATCCTGTTGGTCGATGCTTTAGAAGACGCCATGCAATACGCCGACGGATTTACCATGTTTCAACGTCCAATCAATTATGGTgagaaatttgtaaaacaatttttttactaCAAAACAAGTCTTCTACAGTACTGCTGAttaatattttcagttgttgtttttattgaacaaatttGTTGTACTTCACAAACTTAAATAAccttatttgttaaaaataaaacaattcaaatatgacaaataatttttattttgttttattaaatgattgTGACATGTTTGGCTTTAGGTTTTTCAATTATGAGTTAccttggtttcatttttttcttaggcACATAGATGGAAACCACAAACTTGTGAGATGGAGAATGGTGTTCCATGGATGTGTAGACGGATTCAGCCGGACCATCATCTATCTTGCTTGTCTAGACAACAACAGAGCATCAAGTGTTTTGTCACTATTTATTAGTGGCGTTCATAACTTTGGAATACCATCCAGAGTAAGATGTGACCATGGACTAGAAAACACTGGAGTTGCTCGTTTCATGCTTTACAGGAGAGGATTAAACAGAAATAGTGTCATTACTGGCCGGTCAGTGCATAATCAGAGAATAGAGAGATTGTGGGCAGAGTTAAATAGAGTTGTGTCATTTCATTATATTCATCTTTTTAACTTCATGGAGGAGCATGGTGTATTAGATTCACTTAATgaattgcatttgttttgtcttcattacATCTTTCTGCCACGGATTCAGAGAGCTGCAACTGAATTTCAGAATCAGTGGAATAACCATGGACTTTCAACACAAGGAGGGCAAACCCCTCTTCAACTTTGGCAAAGGGGCATAGTCAACAATGTAGGAATACACAATCCAAGTATGAATGGTATTTGTGACATAGACAGTCACCATGGCTTTGATGACCACACACCAATTTGTCAGTTACATAGTCGTAATAATGTTGTTGTTCCATCTATTAATATTACCATCAGTGATCGTATTATGGATTCTCTTCAACAAACCTTTGATCCATTTGAAGATGATGGAAACTATGGTATAgatttgttttgcaattttgtATGTTTCCTTGAAAGAAGGCATTCCTAAGACCGTTTCCATAAAGGGGATAAAGAATCACTCTTATGCCAAATATGGACAAGCCTAGAATTGTTCTTACCCATGGCAGATGtagtttaaaaatgatcttcactgtaatgtttttgataGGAAATAAGACATttctcaaaacagaaaatggtgtAAAAGTAGTATCaacaaaaaatggcatttttcaagctttttgtttccctcagCTTTTTGCATGCTACAACTTATATGTTGATGATTTCTTAGTTTATAAACTTCAACTCTTTGAGGTTTGATGGCCCCCTTAGAACCTGTAGTCGTCAGCTCTCTCCACAGAATCTCTATCAGAACTGAGTCAGAAGTTTGGATGGGCCACTccaaaaagtttttaataaacatgttaaaataagaCTACTTTTAACCTAAATCTGCCTGTGGTATGAATCTTTTTTGGCTTAACTGTATATGTCCAACAAAATGTGAGTAATTCTATCAATAGTAAATGTCcacaaaatttaacattttgcagTTTAACTTTCAAAGTTCCTCATGGGTGTTCTTGTGGttctaatttgtgtttattattcatgcagtaatttttttttttcattttgcatattgactgttataaaaacaataatgcaCATGAAACCAAATTTTATTGAAGATTTTGGTTCTGGCTAACTCAGTAAACTGCATGAACTATCACTTGGTGTTACAACTTGTTTTGTAAGCTCTGAGATCCTGTGGAAAAAGAATTGACCAGCGTTTTGTCCTCAGACTGTGAGAATGAATCAAagtcaaaaaaaggaaaaataaataagtaaagcaaaacatctaaatttctaggaaattatgaaaataaaaaataagtgctATATGGAAAAGTTAACAAATGTTAGAAACTATTGACAACAGATACAATTTTACAGTGAATGTAttgcaaatgaaaaacaatgctTTGAAAAACACCTGAATACGGTACTCCTCTCAATAGGAAAGGGTCAAGTCCAGTCCTCAATATCTACCATCTTGTAACTTTTCGATGCAACTgttctccaacacacctgaatcaAATGGCTCTTTTAGCCCTGCAGAGGCCTGGTAATTAGCCTATGTTTGGTTCAGAGGTGTAGAAAAAGGGATGCAGTAGCTCTCAAGGACTGACCTGGGGCATCCCTGTCCTGGTTAAACACTGTCAATCCTAACCAGCTCAGTGACAATAACACTCATACATTGAAACAttcacaaatttaaagaaaaggggaaaaaagattttcaacTTTAAGAACAGTGCGTAACATTTAGTACCTCTTTAGTGTGCAAACTTAAGAGTTAAAACAACTGTGGTGGAGACCAGAATATAAATTTGACAATACCAAAGCTATGGGTGTTGCCCAATGTAAAGTCCATATGTTTCTGAAGGTCAAGTATGCACACAAGGTCCTGACCAGGTGCTAAATGGCAGTTGATActttaaacataatttgttAACAATGTGTAcaagtatatttttaaatcaccagTACAGTAACAGAAACAATAACATCCAAaggaatctaacaataaaaataaaatagaactcCTGCTCTTttcaaaaaatgtgttcattggtaaataaaagggaaaaaaaatttcaactttttttagatcagtgcaaaaacatttagcatttttactttcattacTTCTTTAGTGTGCAAACTT carries:
- the LOC119617301 gene encoding uncharacterized protein LOC119617301, encoding MKLFKLILFYHLLFFYNLGVKSIENDIRMFFRSILGCLEQMQQDSAGSFVHERLQRELRDHVNILSGFLSQSRIILDSRNREVANTLQSLHASLQIVLAATESNQRSRSENREVFLPPRVMTGHQGRPPYNISEEQISHLLSLGMNWQNIAICLGVSSRTLYRHRDRLGIQPLAYTAISDVQLNRFVAEILQSTTNAGETYVHGSLRSRGLRIQRWRVRQSLLEIDPVGRCFRRRHAIRRRIYHVSTSNQLWHIDGNHKLVRWRMVFHGCVDGFSRTIIYLACLDNNRASSVLSLFISGVHNFGIPSRVRCDHGLENTGVARFMLYRRGLNRNSVITGRSVHNQRIERLWAELNRVVSFHYIHLFNFMEEHGVLDSLNELHLFCLHYIFLPRIQRAATEFQNQWNNHGLSTQGGQTPLQLWQRGIVNNVGIHNPSMNGICDIDSHHGFDDHTPICQLHSRNNVVVPSINITISDRIMDSLQQTFDPFEDDGNYGIDLFCNFVCFLERRHS